The Chionomys nivalis chromosome 6, mChiNiv1.1, whole genome shotgun sequence sequence AAGGACAGACACATAAGTGTTTTACTTGTGCCAAAAAACATTAGACACAATGTGGCGAAAAGTGTATTTCTCCACTCCCTAGTACACAGTTGTCATGGAGACACAGCTGCCTAGTTGGAGACCCTGTTGCAGCCCCACATCCCTCGCCTCTGGGGGTGGTCACCTGACCAGTTCTCACAGGTGGAATGGAACAACTCTGTGCCTTCAGGTCCAAGTGCTAACACTGcattcatactttttttttccaagtcatTTTCCTCCCACAAATTGGATGCAGAGGATGGAGAGGGTCCTTAGGATGGTGGCACCACCAGGCAGAAGAGGGTCTGGGGGACTCCACAAGGAGGGGAGCTGCTGCCCAGACGACCAACAGTTGACTGATACAGGGGCAAGAAATCTGGGTGGTGTTCCTACCTTCCTCCATGGACACCAGCAGAAGCCCTGACCAGGCACAGGCAGTGACTAGGAGGACGTGCGATGCTCTCTCAGGGGACCCTCATGCTGCTCTCGACGTCAGTTAGCACGCCAAGCACATCTATCCGACTTGATGgttaaaataaatgtgtatttgttAAATACACATGGTTAAAATAATGTTTCTTAAGTCAGTTGGCTTTAATGGAAGATTAACCTTTATTTCATCAGGTAATAAATAGAATTCTGGAGACTTGTTTAAATTGCCTTACTTCATAGGGATACTTGAGCATTGTGAAGTAATGGCCAGTGCCTTCTGCAAACCTCATTTATAGAAGCAGAATGTCTAAATTTCATCTCAAAAGAGCTATGATCCCAAAGCCCACAAACAGCCTGCTATGCACTTCCTGATGCTGCTTTCATTTGGATCTATGTTTTTGTCAGCCAGAATGAAATACTCTCTTGCCAATAGACACTTTACTGTTTTTCAACACATAAAGACTTATTTTATCTGCACGTGGAAGGTGGAAGTAGGAAAATCGGGGCTTAAAAGTCATCCATAGCGGtagatcaagttccaggccagttgggGCTATCCTGTCTCACATCAACAACGGAGAGCTGGGATGTACCGCGGTTGTAGAGGGTGTGCCTggtactgcacatactggctgtggtggtccacgcctataatcccagcacttgagaagtggaggcaggaggagcagttTCAAGggattcttggctacatagtgaatttttgGATAGGCTTGAGCTACAAGAAACCCTGCTCCTAAAATTTAATCTTCAAATACCAACATGCTGAATTCCCTTCTAggcaaagttttaaaaaatatttaaaactttctgcaaaagagaaagagacttgACATGTCATCTGCTGTCATGTTTGGCGTTTGCTTTCCTCTGTATGTAAAACATCATACCGTTAACTTTATATCTAGGTCATGgtgcttttctctgtatgtaAAACATCATACCATTACTTTATATCTAGGTTATGGTGCTAAAATTAAAACAAGTAATTCAAACACTTAAGATAATACAACTCAGGATTTATTATTCTGTTATAACTTAAAGCTTAATAATTATTTCTTCTCAGAGCAAAGGTATTCTTCTGTATCATGGTCCTATAGAGATTCTCACTCACGGGTATGAAGGGAGAGTGAGGAGTTGACAGGCAGAAAAACTTTTCTAGGGCAGCCCATCAGTTGAGGCCTAGtaggagggggatggggaagtgaACAGAGATGCTCCGGCAAGGCACTGTGGGTAAAGAATGCATGCACCCTTTGCTGGAACCAGACTCGACCTGTAACCTTCAGTCCTCAAAGAAGCATAGTAAACCCTTCAAGCCACCTCACCACCTCACCCCTATCCCACTTCCTGGGTGACTGAGTAACTCTGCTTCTACTTTAAACCATTAAGACAAAGACACGTCTGCTAATTCTGCACCTATCCTCGGCATTTAAAGTGGAACAAAAGCTAACAGGGAGTCTTCCGGTGTCACTTGGATTGGACTGGTCATGGTTCCAAAtggtgttatttttaaatgtaaacaatgttgCTGTAGCTGTATCTAAGGAGGCTGACTGTCACCTCCCTACCCTAAGAGCTCCTACAGGCTCCACCTTGTACTTGTGTAGTTGGTTAGTTTCTCCCTGCCATAGTCCATACCTCAATCTCAGCCCAACCAACTACCCAAGGACAATCAATCCCTCAAGTAATGTGTCAGCACAAACCAGTCAGTGCAACAAGGGAAAAGTCCCAGCTCCCAGGAAACATTTCAGCATGCATACATCTTTCTACACTTTGGACAAAAGCCACACTAGCAACTCTGAGGAACTCTGATGGCTACAAATGGAATCACACTGTCTTTGAATTATGCAGTGTGCtctactgcctcagcctctcgcACATTCCGCTGCACCCTCCGGGGTGCTTTGCACAGCGAGTCAGTGAATCCCCCACCACCCGTGAACCACTTTATCCTCACGGCCCGTCCGCAGGAATCTATTGCTGCACTCTTCCCAGCGAGTAACTTCCCTGTTCTCTACCAACACAAACTTCCACTCCACCACTGTGTCCgcaggcaggaagacagaatGAGACCACAGCCCGTCCTTGCAATAGTGGAGTGGGATGTATGTGCTCCAGCCCCCAAGATTCTCATGGTCTCCGGTTACTGCAATGAACTGCACATCAGTGCTTGTGGTGTAGTGCACCTGGAACTGGATGCGGACCTGCTGATGGTCCAGAGACACCGCCTTCCCGTCTGCATCCCAGCCTCTTCCTCCCACAAGAGTGCTTCCGCCATCACCCATTCCCTGACTTAGGCCCTCGAGACTGCCACCCAAACCAACATCCCCCCACGATGAATGCCTCGACACCACCTCCCAGTCCTCAGGGCCTGCCGGGTCCTGACCGGCTGCTTTGGCTCTGTCCCTGAGGAGGCTGCATGAGAGTAGTTTCTCCGCTGTGCCCCCAGCTGTTTCTTGTCCTTTGCTGGGTCTCCATTCTCCTACATGAGCTTCTGGCCTTTCATTCCTTGACTCTTCTGGGTTGGCCCTGGAGTGCGTGTCTGGACTCTTTCCAGCAAGAACATTCTCTCTGGCATTGCCCCAATCTGCTCCAGCATTCTGCAGTCTCTGTGTTTCCTGCAGGTTACCAAGCTCTTTGGTCTTGGAAATCAAATGTCCATTGCTTTCTTGAAGCTGCTCTGAGAGAGGAAAGTGTGGCAACATTAGGTGGGGCTCACAAAGGAAAACTGAGGAAATCGATTGCTGTTATCTTTGTTTCTATGTGTAGTTCAGGTTCCTGTAGAACTCAAGTGCCCATTTGCACTTTCCCAACACTGTTTTAAGAGCATGCATGGGGAGCCCACAATGAAAACAGGCAGGAAGTCTCAGTGCACACCCTGAGAGACAATGAAGTGGCAAGCTGCAAAGTCTCCCACAGGCCAGACCAAGTTGGCAAGGGTCCAAAGTTAAATCACTTGGCTCCTgtcattaaaaaaggaaaaaaaaaaaatgctgtccaGCAAGAGTTTAGCAGAAGGCCCAGCCACACGCACACTGGCTTTTGTGGGACAAAGGACTGGATGCTACTCGGCACCTTAGTGTACATCTGTGCTCCCTGGAAGTGAGTGCAGGCCAGGGGCCACCTCTGGAAGGCAGAGCGGTCAGGAACACCAAGTGTGACTGAGTAGAgtctgggtggggtgggggtgagggaacTTGAGGGGGGGAAATCTCCTTAAAGACACATGAAGTTTTCCCGCCCACTGCCCCACTGCACACTTTAAAAAACTGTTCTTAAAAACCCACAATCCAAGTCCCCTAAAGACTTGGTTTCTTTCCTGGCTACCTCAATAGTTCTCCAAGCCTGACTCCTACACTCAGCACGCGGATTGGGGACACCCTTGCTTCATTTGTGAGCTTCGGAGTGAGGCGTCAACGAATGTTGCTCTCAGTTCCCAATTTTCAGCTTAAAACATGAGGCTGGCCTTCgggaacagaagaaaacagacGAACCGTTTATCGAAAATCAGCCGTGGGAAAGAGTCTCACAAATGACCACCACTAAAAATAAGCTCTGCCGGGCGGGCGACGAtagtttgccaaaaaaaaaaaaaggcgcaGGAAGCTAACTAAGGCTTTGTGCCGGTGCGCAATGCCTGGTGCGGGGTCTCTAGAAAGTAGATCTAAATTTATGTGACAATCAGAGTTTGGTCCCCCAGCAGGCCGCCTGGGCTGCTGTAAGTGCACACATGGCTAGCGCACAGCCCTGGCTGACGTGACTTTCATGACCCACATCTAAGCTGAATTTTACTTTCCTGAAAGAACTATCCAGACAGTAGTAAGCGAGTGCTCAACGCTCACTAGCCCCAAACTCAGATCTAACGAGGGTGTGGGGTGTCAGGGCTTTAAGCTAGGGGACTGAGACTCGGAGAATGTCCCTCCCAGTTCCATGGGAGACTGAAGTGAGTTGTGAGATGCCCCCACAAACCAGTCTCGCGCACTGCGCCAAGCACCGACAGGCGGAGGAGCCGGTGCCCGCTGCACAGGAGCTGGGCGCGGCCTCTGGAGGACCCGCGTGCCTTCTCCAGGACACTACAGCCCCGGAAGGCAACAGACCCGAGGAGGGTTCAGTCCCAGGTCGAGGAAGTTGGTCCATCAGAACCCACCTGGAGAGCTTCAGGTGgctttcatttccccttccccagtgAACTTCAGAACACGGGCACGTGTTCCCCGAGCCCAGGGGGAGGAAGAATACCTGGTTTGGAGACCAGCACCCGCTCGGAAGGTCCAGGGCTCAGgccgccactgccaccaccacccggaccGCCTCCCAGAGCCGCAGCCTCCCCTGGAGGTGCGTCCTTCTGCGGCTCCGCACCCCCGTCTTTCCCTGGGGCCCCAGGGTCGCCCCGCAGCAGCCAGAAGATAAGCGCTCCCGCCAGACTCCCGCCGACTAGCAGGGCGGACCAGACGGCGCCCATGGCTGAGAGGCTGCGGGAGACTACGGGTCCCCGGACCAGGGCTCGGCTCACCCGCACGGCCACACCCACCCCGCCCGCCCCAGCCTTTTACCGGTCCACGGTGGCCGGCCCAGACCGGCCCCGCCCCACGCCCCGCCCTGCAGCGCGAAGCTCGCTAAATTCCCATCGACCCCCCaatcctcctcccaccccaggctTCCCAGGCTTCCCAGGCCAGGGTCCCGCTCCACTGGATCCCACACCAGCACCGAGCCTGGGCAGGGGACTCCGGGAGCTCAGAGGCGCCAGAGGGCTTAGGGACCAGGACTCTCGCTCGGCCGTTAGCACACGCTGGGGTGGAGAGAGCGGGTGGGTGGGGGGAGCGTGGAGGCCTAGAGGAAGCGCCACTCCCGCCCCCAGCTGCACCTCGCCTTCCTGAACACCTATGTACTATCTACTTAAAGGCCCACCACCGCAACCAATCCCTTTCCTTCTCGAATCTCCTACTCCCTCCTTTTTAAGAGTccagactagcctagaactctATCTATctaaggctggtctcaaactcttatCGAGATTCTCCTGATTCCGCTTCTCAAGTGCAGGGTTACACTTTTTGCCTCGTGTGTTACGACGCAATGAACATCCACCCATCTGAACTGGATTTTGTACAGGGATGGAGCCCCTGCAAGTAAATCCTATCGAGCATCGTATATTCAAAGTGTTTTGTGAATGTACTTAAAATCATCCTCACACAATAGAAGTCCTATGAAGGAAGAGTCTGACCACACTGCTCTGCTTATCTGCACACTTACTTCAGGTTGATGAGCCAAGGATTTTTGTTTCTAGGGGCTTTCCCTTAAACCCATCCTCCCACATCCCTCTGCTAAGGCCACAGCTGGAAGCTCTGTGCCTTGGAGCTATTGCTAACCAGGGAGGATCCTCTGGAGGACCAATCACTCCCCACTTTGCCTTGCTGGGATCTCACAGCAGATTCTGACAGGCACCTCCTGATCCGTTGCTCCTCTCGGTTCGGGCTGCAGCTCCTAAGATAGAAGGTTGGTAGGTAGAGAATGCAGCAATACAACGACTcctgttttattattaaattagtGAATATTAAACTGAAATACTGCTGCACCCAAAGACGAGAGCATCACTCGGTCCTCATCGGAGAGGTTTCTTGCGGTCGATGGTAACTGACACAGACACCCACAACTGGACCGTGTGTAGagggtgagagactttggagcactcggCCGAAATGGGATGGCGTTATTAAACCCCtcccttcaaggctcagggatctctgtgtgagaggagggagaaatattctaaggtggtgggtgactccaaGGAAGCAGTGTCTTGCAGGCACAACAGGGTTTGAGGCATTCATGCGCTCACAGAGATCGTGACAGCATCAGCGATACCTGCACAGGTGCAAAGCTGACAGACTCCCAGCATtgagaggaggaagtgagcaCAAAGTCCCTCCCTAACTCAGAAGTTGTTTGCAACTGGTACCTGCCGGAAAGGGAGAAGCGGTTTCTCCAGTGGAGTATCACTCTTACGCTACACTTAATTTTTGGAACTTGTCTCCTCCTCCTTTAGCTGACAAGTCCCTCGGAGGTCAGAGCATTTCGTTCTTTGTATTCCACAAAATGCCAAGGTTATCATGTAATACAccttttttattgttgctttttattgAGTGCCTAATTGATGTAATTGATGCTGGCCCCTGACTGGTGGTGCTTCATCAGGATTAGCTCACACAACGCCTTCAGAGGCAAGATCTGCTCAAGGTCATCCAGGGGGTAGCCGACCAGGATAGGATTTGAACCCAGCATCCTGACCCCAGGACCCCGGCTCTGAACCTCTAGCTACCCCAAATCCTGATGGTGTTTAAACCATATCCACATCTTAAGACATGCATTTTAGAAGGGAGTGTTATACTTCAGGGAATATTCCAGCACGAGGCTGAAGTCGCTGGTTTCTAATTCCTCTCTCTCGCCAAGCCCTGACTCTCTGGGGGTGTACCCACCAGCACCTGTCCATTTCTGTCACACTCTGTGCCTGTGCCTCTACATGGCATTTACCGCAGGCAAACCCTCTCCGCAGATCCGTCACGCTGGAGCCTCCCAGCCTCAGGTTTCACAGAGACATTTTCCAACTGGAACTCTTTGTGAACTCTGACTCATCCTGGCACCTGGCTGGACTCCAGGCTGAGCGGCTCAGTACTGATGAAACCTTTAGAAATGGAGAAACCGTGTTGGAAAAGCCAGCTAGCTCGCTGTGTAGAGAAGGAGGCGGGGAAGGCTGGGTTCCTTGTGCTGCATTGGACAGTAGGTGTCAGGTGGAATAAAAATCCCAAATGAAAATGGTAAAAGTGCAAGGCTAAAGGAACAAAATCCAAGACTATCACTGTCACAGTGACATTGCCTAAGGTGGGAGGTGATTTTGATATAATCACATCCAAGGGAGGGTGCTCGACAATGTTATCAGATAGGGGCAGGTAGCTGTGCTGTCTAGAAGACAAGGGATTAATACCCAGATACCCACCAAACTCTCACACATGGACAAGAAAACAACACGAGGAACTCTCTTTTCTTCACAACTGAACTGAGCAGACAGCAGGCACCCATGGGCTGAAGGAATAAATACAGAGATGCTTGAAGCCACTGGTAAGGAGAAAAAGGCCAATTCAAGGAAGGTGTCAGCATCTATCCCAGAAGCAAACACCAGCAAGAAGATGTGGTGGGGCTTCTGGAAAAGTTAACGGGCACAGGCAGAAGTCTTGCATGAAAGGAACGACGCAGGCATACCCTGCCCTCCACCCTCATCAGCATGCCAGGCCTGCAGGCCACCTGGCTACACAGGAAggagaagatgactcagtgaaaCGTGGTGGAGACCTGGAAAATAACTGTGCGTGTCCTACGAGGTGTCCAGAGTCCTGCGCAGGAAGGTTTCACAATGCCGAGTCAACAAATACCAGGAGTGGCAGACAGAAGAAATTATCAAAATTAATGCAAAAAAATGTCCAAAGGGCTTGGggcttttctgttgctgataagggtttgttattgtttttgcagTGTTGGGCGCTGGACCCCAAGCCTTGTGTGTGTCGGGTAAATGCTTGGACACTGAACACACCCAGCTTGCTTCCCCctgcctttcctcccttcctcctctccctcctgacGACCGAATGAGAGAACGAGATATCAGACAAACGTGTACAGTGTGGGGTGCGCCTTACTGCCTGCTTCTCATGCTGTTCTCTAGACGTTCCTAGTACCACTTGCCCGATCGCAGCACTGTAAATCTTGTCCTGTATCATGGCCTGAATGGGACACGTTAAGAAACATTTTTCTCCTGTGCTGCGTAACAGCAGAAATCTCCCCAGAACTTCATTTCTTCACACTAGCTTGGGATCTAGGCTAGAAAGTGACTCAGACTCAGATCGGGTGATTCCGACCACTGACCTTTCCTTAAACACAATTATTTCTGTGCATTTTCTCAATACAAAGACTCGTGAATTCAAGAAACAATCTCTCTGCACCCCATGACAACTGCCCCAACGTACAACAGGAGGAGAGATACAGGACACTGACCATAGGCAGTCCTGTTCAAACAGAGGAAGCTGGGGATGCTCCGGAGCCATGGTTCCCATAGCAGCTCTGAGAACCAGGCAAGGGAATGCTGGAGGTTGCTAGATTGGGACCCTGTGTGACACAACCTGTGTGACACAACCTGTGTGACACAACCTGCGAACTATCCTCCACAGCCTTGACTTGCTCTCTTGGTGCTGTGCTCTGCGGTCTCTGTGCTGTAATGGATGGAATCTCAGTTGAGCTCTCCTGAGCTGCTCTGTGCCATTAGAGCCTGGAGATCCACAAGGCTCTTTTCACTttctgctgcccctgcccctttaAAAGAGTCTCGCCTAGAAGTATTTATGTCAGTCTTTGGGAAACGATCAACATTTTCTGTGAATCTTACTGGGTCTGCATCATTTTTTCTGAAGGCAAACCATCAAaggttggtgtaggaggttctcctgttcatgtgttgctttcattagttaatgaatttaaaaaaaactgctttgggcctgatagggcagaacttaggtaggcagagaagacagaaatgaatgctggaagaaggaagacagaggggaGAAACCATGGCTCCTCTGCCTGAGATgaacactggttagaatctccggtaagccacagccatgtggcgatacacagattagtggagatgggttaaactaatatggaagagttagccaataagaagttagagctaatagccaagcagtgttttaattaatacagtttctgtgtggttatttcaggtgtaagctagccaggaggccaggacaaacaagcggcccccCTCCCCCTGCAACAAAAGGTTTTTAAGTAAGTCTCCCACTTTCTTAAGCTTCTGCAGTCAAGACAAGCCTCCTCCCAGGCCAGGGCTGAGCCCAGTGGGAGTGATGCAGGCTGATGTGAGTATCCTCCTGAGGGCCATGGTAACCTGAGGACCCCCCATGGGCTGCTGGGACCTCAATCTGCTTTGAGTTGGTGCCCAAGATTTTCTCAGTTCAGTCCTTACTTTTCCCACGCTCAGACTCACATCCTACAGTTTCCCAGCACCTGTCCACGATCCCCCTTGGaattgagttcaaggacatctaaTTCCATCTTACTCTTTGCTTCCCAGCCTACTTGAGCTAAAGCACTTTCCTTCACCACAGAAATTCCCCCACCCATCAGCGACACAAAAGCCTCTTCAGCGTCCATgaagaccctggaataacttgTGGAAACAGCTTTGAGAGAGGGGAATCTTTATCCCTAACACACATCATAGCCTCAACCCTTACGATCGAATGTTCCAGAGACAGGGTATCAACACACAAAGACGGTGAGGAACTCGGTAAGCTGGTTGGTGCGTACTGCCGTTTCTAAAATGCAGTTACACACACTTCAGCTAAGTAATTGATTCTTAAAGGCAATGAGTAAAAATTTCACCTCTTCCTACTAAACAGCTGAATATTATTCTCTCCAGCTAGTTCTATCTACTTCATCTGGATATCGGGAATACTATTGGATGCTGGGTTTTGGAGGACAGAGTTACACTTGCTCCTAGCCCAGAGGCTGTGAAGTGACAGAAGGCCAGGTTTAGACGTGCTGTCTCAGCTCCTTCATTCAGTAGTCTGAGAAGCTGCCACCTTTGAACCCACCATGTCCCTCAAGAAGGTATCCCAGACCCCCTAAACCCACGGAACCAGTGTGCTTGAAGCATTGGCAGCTGGCAGAACTCTGAATAGAGCTTCAACAAGTCCAGAAAGATTGCTAGGCTGGGCACTCAGTGTTCTGCAGCCGAGTCGCAAACTTGGCGTCATAAAACTGTTCTCTTGGCTTTTCGCTGGGCCGTAGTTAAATGCAGCCGGCTGATCCGGAGACAGATGGTAGCCATGTGACAGGTGCCCGACATTAACCAGGCGGGGGTTATCTGATCTGCCAACCCTGGACATCAGTTAACATTCAGTACGTGAGAGGGATGTGCCGAGGTGcgttctgagcactggtaacgtTTCCCTAATCCTCACCACGTCGCTGGGGATGGGGCTGTTGTTACTGAGATCATTCCTACTGGAGATGGGGCAGCTAGAGTAAGCAGGATAACAAAGTCTGTCCCTGGTCATCCAGCTGGTAAGTGCTAGCGGTCATTAGAACCCAGGATCCCTGACGCAAAATCGCACACCTAATTACCTAATCATCTGGCTTCTTCACGATTGAAGACACAATCCATTGCACCTGTGTTATTCCTAACACCATGATGCCTTCCACAGCCTACCTCTCTCCCCTCCTGGGATATTCTCGAAATCCAGCTTGTTAGGATTTATGGAACCTTGTTGtctgctctgccaacacctcaccaggtccaagagacactggACAGTTTCACAGCGCAAATCCTGGTCAGGAGTGAAGTAGCCAGATAccccaggatgtggccagcatcCCAGCTTTCTCAAGTCCCCCAAGAATTCAATACCCACAaaccagcaggaagcagtcttgaaaaCTCAATGCCCTCATCCCCTTAACCTGCCATGCCTAACCCCTCGccttttattataagaaaaagacgagaatgttataattataattatgctggcctgctcctgtctcctgggtaccctgtccctttaagagacaagctccatcTACTCCCAATCTCCATTCTCTTCCTTTCTAtctcttcttctgaagaggcctccttcccttccctctcatctttcctctcttccccccatgcccctaccctcctaatacccactaaataaactctccatacccaagctctctccacgTAATACTCACCAGGGTCTCCCACTCACCGTGAGACCTGCCAGGATCACTGGTGCCATAAATCATAGCACAGCTAACTGACTAAAGAGTCAACACAATATGATGTTAGCAACCACACATTACAGCCCAATTTCAGGGTGGTGCGGAAAAATCAAGACAAATTTTCCAGAACTGTAAGCATTTTATCCTTCTGTGATTTGAATGTTCCCAATTGTCACGGTCCAGCCTCAATGGGTTCATACATTTCAGGGTAGGGGCAGGTGGATTAGAAATGTCaggcaagaagaaaagagacacagaagaaatagacagagacacaggatagagcCGGGAAGCAACCCTGTGAATGCTGACTCCACTGGCGCTTATTTAGCATGTGCTGTGTGTATCTAGAccctgagttaagcattctgttgtttaggcaggacacgCAACGACCACACCCtaggccaagcatcctgtaggTAACCACACCCAGGGTCAAATCTCCTgtcatatccttgaaggagcaagaacaggcctgaactctctgacgtATGGTCAGTATGGAACAGATCCACATCCATGTGTTCCAACACTCAGTAAAACTTATGTTTAAATTAAGGGTCTGTTGTGAGGTTTAAGAGGTTAGAAACACAATCAGACTAGAATTTAGAGACAGAACATTTGAGAGTTAATTGAGGCCATAAAACTGGGGTTCTAATCCTATATTTCCATGACTTTATTAGAATCAGGCTGatagccaggcgtggtggtgcatgactttaatactagcactcaggaggcagaggcaggcagatcttgagttcgaggccagcttggtccacagggtgagttccaggacaactagggctgttacacagagaaaccctgcctcaaaaaggaaaaagaaaaaaagaaaaaagaaaaaagaaaaagaaaagaaaataggcctGAGCTATGCCGTCTTGGGATTCTGCAGAGTTTCACTATCAAGAGGGATGTCATAGATGTGGCCACAGGGTCTTGAACTTCCCAGTCTTCAGACCATGAGCCTGTGGCAATAcattgtgataaaaaaaaaacaacaactcttACCTTCTAAAACACCGGAACTTTTGCTGGGCCTCCCAGCCAGGGTTAATAATAATACATGTTGAGGTCACTTAAGACTCGAGGCTGCTGCCCTACTGTGTGCCCAGTCTGCTTGTTTAACCCTCTTTAAGAGAACAATGGAACAGCCAACCTTAtttgccttggatttcccatgtaaTCAACTTTTACTGCCAAAGCTAATGCATACATGTAATCTTATGTATTCTTCCACGCCCCTCACTCGAgtaatgcatgtgtgttcacatgtgtatcaTGTGCTAAACACAGCAAAATCAGAGGTTGAAAGTAATCGTATAAAAATGACTATCCACCATAAATCCCGAAGACAACGTTCGGATATTGCTTGGTAAACAATCATGTTTATAGTACTATTATGTGGGCCACTTGGGGACAATAGGAACCAGTGACTTAATCTCATataaaactctgttaaagatttctgtagTGTTCCTCACTCCTTCCCCATGAGATATTTTCCATGCTGTTCAATAAATACAGAACAAAGCCTTctgccacagacagacacacagtcacacacagactcagattCAGACTCAGGCAACAGAGAGGTTGGAAGACGGGGCACCTGAAGTAGAGAATTCCAATCTGGGCTCGGTCGTGATTAAACGGCATCAAGGGGAAGGG is a genomic window containing:
- the Stbd1 gene encoding starch-binding domain-containing protein 1 yields the protein MGAVWSALLVGGSLAGALIFWLLRGDPGAPGKDGGAEPQKDAPPGEAAALGGGPGGGGSGGLSPGPSERVLVSKPEQLQESNGHLISKTKELGNLQETQRLQNAGADWGNARENVLAGKSPDTHSRANPEESRNERPEAHVGEWRPSKGQETAGGTAEKLLSCSLLRDRAKAAGQDPAGPEDWEVVSRHSSWGDVGLGGSLEGLSQGMGDGGSTLVGGRGWDADGKAVSLDHQQVRIQFQVHYTTSTDVQFIAVTGDHENLGGWSTYIPLHYCKDGLWSHSVFLPADTVVEWKFVLVENREVTRWEECSNRFLRTGREDKVVHGWWGIH